The Arvicola amphibius chromosome 4, mArvAmp1.2, whole genome shotgun sequence genome includes the window TACCTGACTAGTAAAGCATATTGGTTTAGGTTCCTGGGATACCTATTCCTGGAGGTAGAAAGGCTGAATCAAAAGGGAAGGGTAAACCTTacaaattataaacattttaatgtaaaattgtgaatttgaaaggaagaaaacagaagttaAATGTCCTGACAAATTTAATGTTATCAAAATTAATGGAGGTGACACAAGCAATAGAGAAGGTGGGGGCTGTGTATAAACTGAATCCTATCATCAAAGCTGAGATGATTACTAAATATTTAAACCATATgtaaagaaagacagagtcaCTTGGTAAATAGCAGTCAAATAAATACTAAGTGGGTCCCATTTTATACCAATGAGGACAAAGTTCAGTGAACTAAATAATTATGTTATGTTCACAGAAAGGCTATTCAATAATAAATTTGGCcaaacagtggtggtgcatgtctttaatcccagcatttgggagtcagatgcaggtggatctctgtgagttcaaggccagcttcatctacagactgagttccacgactgccagagctgttaaacagagaaaccctgttaatGGAGCAGCGAGGCTGCatccaccacccggctagctttacctgaaataattacacggaaactgtattcttttaaacactgcctggcccatttgtttcagcctcttattatctaattctcacatcttgtttttatccatatttagtaatctgtgtagcaccatgtggTGGttgcttaccaagagagatcttaacctgcttccatctcggagaggagaggcatggcgactgcatatggcgactgcctgaagcgtctccccaactctgcttcctttctcccacaattctgttgtctactccacctacctaattttctgtctcttaaagggccaaggcagttttttattaatcaatgaaagtaacacatagacactcctccatcaaaaccctgtcttgaaaaaacataaaataataactaataatagtaataataataataataataataataaacaacttgATATGGGGCTGTGGTTGTAGCTCAGATGGTAGGATGTTTGCATAGTAAGCATGAGCCTGGGATTTGATTCCCAGTGTGGCAGGTGGTAGCGGTCATGTGCTcatttaatccctgcacttggaaggtggaCACAAgtggatcagaaattcaaagtaaaGTTTGGTTATAAAGTGAGTTTATGGACAGCCTAGGATATGTAAGATCCAGTCTCGAAACAAACTGATACACTTGCAATTTACTGTAATTTGAACCTGTTCACAAGTTAACAGTTCAGTTAGTTTCAAAAGAGTATTCGCTACTGGAAAAGGGCACAAACGTTCTTAACCCAAGAGTGAAAGATAAGCCCTCTAGTACCAGAAgcacagagatgagaaaaacGGAAAGGGTCTTGCCTCAGAGCTCAGTATGAAGGGATAAAGTTAGTCACAGCGCACTCTATAAAGGAATAGTCTACCAAGTGGATATTACAGTTCTAAACATGAGTGCCTCCAAAGACCTATATGTACCCACTGTGAAAACAGCTATTACTGCCTCTTGAGAACCCAACACACCTGGGTAAGTCTCAGTCTTCCCTATAGTTCTGTCTTAAGAGCTATATTAACATgccttttggggctggagagatgacccagtagTCAGGAGTTCTCGCTGAGTAAGGGTGAGGGCCTGAGTTCTCAAATGCCTAAGCCAAGTTAGGCGCCATCATAGACGACTGTAAATCCAGCGCGGTGGGGATAGTGACTGGAGGATCACCGCAGCTTGCTAGTTGTCAGCCTAGCCATGGGTgtagtgggagaccctgtctcacaggaATAAGGTGGAACTAGACAAAACAAGCCACCAgatgtcctgctctggcctccgTGCAGCCGGGACGTGAAGTCTCTCACACAAGAACTGCCTCTTAAACCCCTAAACCTCCAACTCTGCTTCACATCATCCAGCCTCGAAATATTTTTCTGTGGTGAAGCACTGAATTCCGCTTTTGTCTCACTGGAGGAGGTCCCCAAGCGGAAAGGCCACTCTTCAGAACTGGGAGACAACAGAGCGAAGCCGCGTCTCAGCCCCTCTGCAGCGCCGTGGGAGTCCCGGGGGCGGCTTCGCAGAGGCTCCTGCAGGGAGGATGCCCTGATGCTGCCGCCAGGGACCGAAGGTGCTGGCACAGCCCTGCCTGCCCGCCTCGCTCACCCGACGCTCACCATGTCTGCGCCCAGGGCTGCCACGGCCCCACGGAGGCTCCTGTGCTGGCGCTCACAGGACCTCAGAGGCTCAGCCACTTGGGACACCCACAGCTGCGAGGAAGAAGGGGCCAGGAAGAAGGCTGCCCGGTAAGCAGCTTCCGCTCCGCCAGCTGAGACTCCTGATTGGGTAACTCATACAACCATACTTTTTCTGCGCCGGGGGTTTCCTGTCCTAAGGATCTCAAGGGATAGATGTCACACAGCCTAGAAAGGCTGAGAGGGTCGGGGAAGACCAAAGCCAAGACAGGTTCTCTTGACAGAGACCAGGCCTTAGGTTCACTAAAATGGGACAGAGATAAACAGTCCTCAGGAAAACCACAAGTTAAAAACTACCTTCTGCTAGCTCAGCAGGTACCCCACGGCCTCTTCTGCTGGCTCAGGTTCCCAGAGCCCCTCTGTTGGCTCAGCAGGCAtcgccccccccccgccaccccctTAGCCACCCCCCCCGCTAACCCCcgtcccccgcccccgccccccccgcCTCCTGATAACTAAAGGTAGCCTTTCCCTAACCTTGCTGCTGGAAGGTCCGAATGAACCACTAGCAGACCCTCCCACCAATTAGCCCGCAGACCAACTTTCCTCCACCAATCAAGCCCCagattaatccctcctccctcGGAACCTGGAATTCCGCCTAACTCCACTTAAAAGGAGCTTAGCAACCTTCTTGGAGGTTGCCATGTGCCaccccagtgttggaattaagaAAGCACTCTTGTTTATTGCGTATGTGGCTGTTGATCTTTCCTGGGGGGGCTCTTCTCTCGACCCTAACAGAAGCTAAACGGTCTCAGACTCTCTCAGTTGGTTGCTGAGAGCCTCCTGGAAGAAAGATGGCTGGCAGACAAGGAGCTACCTCTTAGCGCCCCTGATTGGACAGTTCGTACCTGTCCCTCCTTCCGAGGTCATTGCTGATGTCTACAGTGACAGTGTTATTCTCCCACCCCTTACTGACACCAGCCCTCCTTCTCCTGTCAAGAACTCTAATGAAGCTCATGGAGACACAGACATGACAGATGAAAGGAgtcaaggagagagggagagggatgtcGAGAGCCGGTGTGGCTCCAACATATAACATTATCTTTCCCTAACTAGACGGGTACGGAGTCGTGAGGAATAATCAGACGCAGCTTacaaggtcatccttgaagggcaagatctccccgtttattctccaaacagtttatatatcatcacaaCAATTGAGTTGGGGGGGGGAATACATTAGGCTacctcctaggtaaccaggtgaatggccttttatCACGTTTGCATCTACCTGTTTgagagtatgctagctgtcactaggcctgaattagcatctctgtaagacatcctccaaattacaaaaggaaggagcaccaaacgtcctgatcagcttcagccaacacctctcctcaggcgatctacattaataacaaaagtggaaggagcagcacatcccCACTATTGTTAGGCGGAGACAGCTTGTCTGCgaagctacgtgaccacctcagaccaggcctatggctcttgtgccataccgaaatatgggcctacagaggGACAGGAGAGAGCAAAGGTCTGTGTATGGAGTATGAACAAGATACATTATGTACACGAATGAGAATGTTACTGTGTAACATTACATATAGTTAATGTGTGCTAATGGAAACCCTATAAACCATACATTCCAGCAGTGAGAAAGCGAAAAGCTGCAGCAGTCCTTCCATAAAGAAAGCTGATACAAATTCTTTTCAGGTTTATTATAAATTGCCTCAAGCCATGATCAGTCCTGGAGGTGGAAGGAAGGACACTAGACAAAATACAGTTTATGCAGATCTAAACGTATGGCTttaagaggagggagaggaagagggggagattggagagagggagggagggagggaaggagggagaggatgaggggCAGGAAGAGGGCCGACAGACTGACCCTGAGAAGGGGAGGTGAGGGCAGAAGAGCTTCAGAGAGCAGCTTTCATCCCTTGACCAAATCCCTGAGCAATCCTCCTGAGTTGTCTCAGACTACTCTCCAGAACAAATGAAGAGgtctgatttgttgttgttgttgttgtttcaagacagggtttctctgtagctttggtgtctgtcctggagctagctcttgtagaccaggctggcctcaaactcacagagatccacctgcctctgtctcccgagcgctgggattaaaggcgtgcgccaccaccacctggcgaggtctgatttttaaaaataaccttttaaGGGGGCAGGATCCTTCATAGCATGTGATTAGGTTCAGCATAGTGTAGTGGCAGGTGCAGTAGAGAATGGTCTACTACTTCTATCTGTCCAGACAGAGCTGCAGAGACTGTGGGATCAGGCCTAAAGATCAGGCAAGTGAAAACCAGCCACAGTACCAGTTCTTCTCTCTCGTCTCAAACTGGGCCCATCCAGGGGTGGGGTGTTTAGGTCTCAAAGAAATACAGGCTAACTGAAGTGCCCTATGACACATCAAAGCAGACGCTGGAGCTCTCCAGAGTTGTCCAGTACCTGTCTCCTCTCAGTACTTTTCACTCACTCCCACCCTAAACGTCTCCAGGCCAGGGCCAGGGCGTCTTTCCCCTACCTCTGATCCCTGTATAACCTCAGTCACTTTGGTTACTCAGTACTCTGAATCTCTCTTGgtccacttctctgtttctccccccacccccgcttctcTCCTCTCACGGTCCGGatcagtctgctggccatgttcagtctgggACGtttcagatgcctctggctgtgctccaCCACAGACAGGAGCTGTCATGCCCTCAGTCTCCACTCGGAGCAACTGTACTTAAGCAGAACTCTTCACTTTACTTGTTCCTGTACTAATGAACAGTTTCAGCTTCTGTAACCGGCCTCACAGACTTGAAGATATTCCAAAGAGACACGTCTGTCAATCTATCAGACTAATGAAATGATGGAACCCAAGAAAAGGGAATTTCTCCAAGAATTTTATGTTTGGAGAATGAAAATGTGCCAGTCTGAGGGGGATATGCCTTGTCAGGATACCTTTCAGGACGAGGCTGAAGTCCACACAATGATGGGTCAGTGGTGGGTAGGACCAACCTAGACAGAGGCTACCGAGGTGACACCAGAgtagaggaaacctcaattgaagaattgctGCCATCATACAGTGGGCATGTCTGTGCAGCATTTTCTTGctaaatgatgtaggagggtccagcccactctCGGTAGTACTATCTCTAGGCAGATTACCTGTCTTTAAAatccagaaaattaaaaaaaaaatctctgtgtgtgtgatatgtgcacacatgcctgcacacttGTGGAtgcgcagaggccagaggagggcatcgtTTTCTGTCACTCTgcaccttgagacagggtctcactgagccCAGAGTTAGGCTAGCAAACAGAAGTCACAGCCatcctctgtgcctctctctccctgctgaaATCACCAGCATTTTGTGGTTAAGctcagctttttaaaagatttagttatttatgtatagtgttctgtgtgtctgcaggccagaagagggcaccagatctcattacagatggttgtgagtcaccatgtggttgctgggaattgaactcaggacctctggaagagcagccagtgatcttaacccctgagccatctctccagcctcctaaactcagcttttttttttttttggtttttcgagacagggtttccctgtactttctagagcctgtcctggaactagctcttgtagaccaggctggcctcgaactcagagatctgcttgcctctgcctcccgagtgctgggattaaaggtgtgcgccaccacctcccggttTCTAAGCTCAGCTTTTTAAGGAAGGTTGGGGacccgaactcaggtcctcacatatGTACAGAGAGCACTCCCActcactgtgccatctccccaggcaAGATGATTCCCATACATAAACAGTACCGTGTTTACACTCAGGACCAGTGTGAACGACTGTAGTATAGAGGACGACTAGCTGCTGTCATACTTGCTAAAACACGGAACAAGATTATCACCTGCTCCTATGTTTATGTGTGCCAGTACCAAGGACACAGGCTGACATATTAGGCAAACAGTGAGAGCATCTTTACACAGCAAGTTTCCTTGGAGACTGGCAGGTATTTTAGGTATTTAGGTATGTCACCTGCTAATACCTACCTTTCTTTATAGCTGAGTCATTTTCAACCCTGGTTCACCAATTCCCTTGTCTAACAAAAATGTCTCACTTCCATTGGCAAATAGTATGTTCTTACATTCATCTACATGACCTGTGCTCATTTCTATGTTCCTACTTTAGAAAGTTGTCAGAGAGGTGTCTGAAAATTACTGAGAAAGGCGTAACTTGTGTGCAGTGAGAGCTTTACCGCAATCCTGGACTGTTCATGCCCCTTCCTAGGTTTCTACTCTGGCAATTTACCTACCATACTGCTTTCTTAGTGCGTTAGCcagagttctctagagaaacagaaccaggggATGACTATTCGCCTAGCTCGTGGTTCAGGGAGCAACTTGGTCTCAAGGGAAGAAGGCAAAGAGTAATACAGAAGGACAatatcctcctctggtctccaaagGTGCACAGGCACAAACACCTGCATACACCTATGTTCCTACCACACTCACAATTCTTACATACACTGCACGTGCACAAAATactaaacttaaaataaaaaagaacgtGACTTTCTGATGAACAAGTCAGATATGCTATGAGAACAGACTTGTTACTGCAATACATTCCATTCCATGTGACTAAAGCCGTAGTCCTGGTGATCTCTGGCCAGAGCACACTTCAGCCAGTGGGATGCATCTTTTGGTAAGAGAAGTGAGGGGAAATTATGATAAAAagctataatataaatatgataaaatttatGTAGGAAAAGAGCATTAGTTAGTAGGGTTTTACTATACAAGAAAATTTCACCAGTATTTTGACAATAATGACTCtaacatgaaaggaaaaaaattgaaaaattgtgAAACTGATCTCTTTTATGATTATTTTGCAGATATACTGTCCGTATATGAAAAAGATAACACATATCAATGTATACACTGTTGAAAAcagtcaaaatataaaatatgtatagaaatcttatttggagaaaatattaaaagtgaaaaatagcTAAATCCACTTTAAAGTCATTTGTTCTGAATTTATATACATGACCTATGACAAAAGCGTCGTAGGAAAATCCAAAGTATTAATAACTTTTCATATTTGTGAGCACCAAACTTGtatgtatggaagccagaggacaacacCAACTATTCTCTCCTACCATTCTCTGCCTATtgcttgagacatggtcttgcaCTAATCTTGGAGCTTGTTTTTCACCTAGACTGGTTGGTTAGCAAGTCCTTCCTGCATTATTCCCTACTTTCAGTGCTAGGGATACAGGTATGTTTGGCCATATCTGGCTTGTTACATGAGTACTGGGGATCTAACCTAGGTCCTGATGCTCATCCattgagccattttcccagcccaaattataattttttttacaggtTCATTAGACAAAATTATATTCGaactatataaaattaaaactgctcacatattaaaaagacatttcaacattttaaattaaaaggagaaaaagttaTTAAGTGAATTACCAATACTGAAACTACAGATTAAGAACATGCAACTGAGTAAATTTTAGCAATAACTACACTTAAACATTTACtttcaagaataaaattataGGCACATAATTTAGATCTCCCTAAGAATGTGCCATTGACAAACATGTACAAACATTACAACATTTCCTTTGAGGTGTGCAATTTCTAAACCAGTCCGTCAATTATTTTATGCTAGGCTCTTCACATTAGTTGTGTTAACAGAATCCTTCTACATCAGCCTTTGACAACACACACTACAGATGACGATTCTACTTACAAGGATTTGGTTGTGTATGTGCTGGCCAAGTGAAGACATAGATTTCTTCTGATCAAATTTCTGATCAAtgtgctctttgtgtgtgtggtatgcactCATGTGAGGATGAGTGTTCATGTGTGGGGCTCACATTATACTTGCAAGTAGAGGCTAGAGGTTGATGTTAATGTTGGAAGTCTTCCTTCATCATTCTCCACTTTACTTTTTGAaagatctctcactgaagctgaacAGATTTGAGACTAGCTAACCAGCAAGCTCAGggatattctgtctctgcctccctagcactgggattacaggcatgtgccaccatgtctggcttttctaCGGGTAGTGAGGATTTAAACTCAGGACCCACACCTCTGTGGCTGGAACtatacagactgagccatctccccatccccttagtggttttttttttgagaactgaaTAGAGGCAAGTGGAGATAATCCCACATGCTTTACATTAATACAGGTTAAATTCGTTAAACCATCATGCTTGCTAGAAAGAGCTTGCAATAAAGGAGCTTCCCTGTATTCTATATTTAGAGATACTCTCTAGTGTGTCTTCACTCATGTTTTTTGAAGGGAACCAGAACATGTTAAGGCTTATTCACATTGCTTACAaccatatattttgttttttagttaatgagattaaaacatattcagagaGGAGAACGTCTTCCAATGTAGTTTACATGCAGTGCATCCTTTCGTGGTATCGAAGAGAACCATGAGTACTGTAGGATTTTCCACACTGTTTAcatacatagggtttctctccagtgtgaattctttcatgGCATCGAAGGGAACTGTGATcagtgaaggctttcccacagaaCTTACATACATATGGTTTCTCTCCCCTGTGGATTCTTTCATGGCGTTGAAGAGAACTGAGAAAAGTGAAGGCTGTCCCACACAGCTTACacacatagggtttctctgcactgTGAATATTTTCATGGCAGCGGAGAGAACTGTGATACATAAAGGCTTTCCCACAGTGTTTAcatacatagggtttctctccggtGTGAGTCCTTTCATGGCAATGAAGGGAACTATGAAACgtgaaggcttttccacacaCCCTGCACAAACAAGGTTTTAATCCGCTGTGAATTCGTTCATGTTTTTTCAATGCGCTGCTCAACacaaaggctttcccacattgcTTACACCCATAGGATTTCTCTCCACTGTGAATCTGTTCATGGTATCTAAGAGCATTGTGATGCATGAAGTTTTTCCCACATTGCTTACAtgcatagggcttctctccactATGAATCCTTTCATGGCATTTAAGAGAACCTTGGCGACTGAATGCTTTTCCACACAGCTTACACACATAAGGTTTCTCTCCGCTATGAATCCTTTCATGACACTGACGAGAACTGCAATCaatgaaggctttcccacataccttacattcatagggtttcacTCCAGTGTGAATTCGTTCATGTCTTCGCAAGGCACTAGAACAAGTGAATGCTTTTCCACATTGCTTGTATACATAGGGTTTTTCCAAATTATGAATCTTTTCATGGCATTGAAGGGAACTGTGATCACTGAAGGCTACCCCACATTGATTACATATGTATTCTACTCCATGATGAGTCTGTTCATGACTCTCAACCTTactcaaagaagaaaagactTTCAGAAATTGCTtgcatttatagggtttctctccactaTGGGTTCTTTCATGGCGGCGAAGGCCACTGGAATAAGTGAAGGTCTTACCACACTGCTTACATGTATAAAGCTggtctccagtatgtgttctttcgtGTGTCAAGAAAGAACCAGAAGAGTGAAAGGCTTTAccacatattttacatatatatggcCCATGTCCATTATGTGTTTCATGCTGTTGGATACCAGTAAGAGTCAAAAAATCTTTCCCACTCTGCTTTAAAACACAAAGTTTTTCTTTAGCATGCATCCCTTCAGGGTCATGAACATCACGGTGTCCACTAAAACCGTCCTCAGTTTGCTTACATTTGTAAGTTTCCTCTTCCGTGTGAGTCTTCAGATGTTCCAGAAAGCGCCGGGGAGAACTACAGACTTTCCCACAGTCCTTATAAGTGCCTGGTTTCTCGGCATACTCTTGATTCTCACATAGTTTGTATCCACCCCGAACTGCAATGGGAagaattttccttaaattttcatAATCCTCTTCAAGggtctgatcttcctgcttttttgCTGGAATGGAGATCCAGAAAATCACTTTGAGTTAATCCACCACTATAGGAAAGTATTAGATTCTAAGTAGGCTCCCAATAAAACATGACCATGACTGGTTTATTCATCAAAATTTGTTTCTGTACAAATCATGGAGCTGCACTGATCAGCACACACTGATCTGATCCTCATGGACTAAACAAGGCAATGATTTCCACCTCACCTACGGCAGCCAGgttcctgaaggtctcctgcatCACATC containing:
- the LOC119812404 gene encoding zinc finger protein 709-like, whose product is MGSVSFEDVAVNFTSEEWALLNSSQKKLHKDVMQETFRNLAAVAKKQEDQTLEEDYENLRKILPIAVRGGYKLCENQEYAEKPGTYKDCGKVCSSPRRFLEHLKTHTEEETYKCKQTEDGFSGHRDVHDPEGMHAKEKLCVLKQSGKDFLTLTGIQQHETHNGHGPYICKICGKAFHSSGSFLTHERTHTGDQLYTCKQCGKTFTYSSGLRRHERTHSGEKPYKCKQFLKVFSSLSKVESHEQTHHGVEYICNQCGVAFSDHSSLQCHEKIHNLEKPYVYKQCGKAFTCSSALRRHERIHTGVKPYECKVCGKAFIDCSSRQCHERIHSGEKPYVCKLCGKAFSRQGSLKCHERIHSGEKPYACKQCGKNFMHHNALRYHEQIHSGEKSYGCKQCGKAFVLSSALKKHERIHSGLKPCLCRVCGKAFTFHSSLHCHERTHTGEKPYVCKHCGKAFMYHSSLRCHENIHSAEKPYVCKLCGTAFTFLSSLQRHERIHRGEKPYVCKFCGKAFTDHSSLRCHERIHTGEKPYVCKQCGKSYSTHGSLRYHERMHCM